In Halobaculum rubrum, the following are encoded in one genomic region:
- the mre11 gene encoding DNA double-strand break repair protein Mre11, which produces MTRVIHTGDTHIGYRQYHSPERRADFLDAFERVVADAVDADSAEQSSASGRTQSGDDPDAVVHAGDLFHDRRPDLPDLLGVLSALRTLDDADIPFLAVVGNHESTRGGQWLDLFESMGLATRLGDEPTVIGDTAFYGLDHVPESRRDALEYEFAPHDADVAVLVSHGLFEPFAYADWDTEAVLRESTVDFDAVLLGDNHAADTAQVEGAWVTYCGSTERASATERDPRGYNLVRLGADAADGDDPVDIRRRTLETRPFVFVDVELGEGEGLDRVRDRVRERDVADAVVIVRITGDGEPIAPAAVEEFAAERGALIARVTDRREVETEAELSVSFTDPDEAVRERIGDLDLSDAAREVDDVVRGDLPDSNVREEVNRRIEARFDGDDGAGDDADEDDGAGDDADEDDGAGDDADEDDGAGDAEGAGSPQGSDDDGQLTLGDSR; this is translated from the coding sequence ATGACGCGGGTTATCCACACCGGCGACACCCATATCGGGTACCGCCAGTACCACTCGCCCGAGCGGCGAGCGGACTTCCTCGACGCCTTCGAGCGTGTCGTCGCCGACGCGGTCGACGCCGACAGCGCGGAGCAAAGCTCCGCGAGCGGCCGGACGCAGTCCGGCGACGACCCTGACGCGGTCGTCCACGCCGGCGACCTGTTCCACGACCGTCGTCCGGACCTCCCGGACCTGCTCGGCGTGCTCTCCGCGCTCCGGACGCTGGACGACGCCGACATCCCGTTCCTCGCGGTCGTCGGCAACCACGAGTCCACGCGCGGGGGCCAGTGGCTCGACCTGTTCGAGTCGATGGGGCTGGCGACCCGACTGGGCGACGAGCCCACCGTGATCGGCGACACGGCGTTCTACGGCCTCGATCACGTCCCCGAGAGCCGGCGCGACGCCCTCGAGTACGAGTTCGCACCCCACGACGCCGACGTCGCGGTGTTGGTGAGCCACGGGCTGTTCGAGCCGTTCGCGTACGCCGACTGGGACACCGAGGCGGTGCTGCGCGAGTCGACCGTGGACTTCGACGCGGTCCTGCTCGGGGACAACCACGCGGCCGACACCGCGCAGGTCGAGGGCGCGTGGGTGACCTACTGCGGGTCGACCGAGCGCGCCTCCGCGACCGAGCGCGACCCCCGCGGCTACAACCTCGTTCGCCTCGGGGCGGACGCCGCCGACGGCGACGACCCTGTCGACATCCGCCGGCGCACGCTGGAGACGCGTCCGTTCGTCTTCGTCGACGTGGAACTCGGCGAGGGCGAGGGGCTCGACCGCGTCCGCGACCGCGTCCGCGAGCGCGACGTGGCGGACGCGGTCGTCATCGTCCGGATCACCGGCGACGGCGAGCCGATCGCGCCGGCGGCCGTCGAGGAGTTCGCCGCCGAGCGGGGCGCGCTCATCGCTCGCGTCACCGACCGCCGCGAGGTCGAGACGGAGGCGGAGCTGTCGGTGAGCTTCACCGACCCCGACGAGGCGGTTCGCGAGCGGATCGGCGACCTCGACCTGTCCGACGCGGCCCGCGAGGTCGACGACGTGGTCCGCGGCGACCTCCCGGACTCGAACGTCCGCGAGGAGGTGAACCGACGGATCGAGGCGCGGTTCGACGGGGACGACGGCGCGGGCGACGATGCGGATGAGGACGACGGCGCGGGCGACGATGCGGATGAGGACGACGGCGCGGGCGACGATGCGGATGAGGACGACGGCGCGGGCGACGCGGAGGGAGCGGGGAGCCCGCAAGGTTCGGACGACGACGGACAGCTCACGCTGGGTGATTCGCGGTGA
- the yjjX gene encoding inosine/xanthosine triphosphatase → MRIGVGSGNPVKRAATERAVAGTDGFGDGAVVEACPVPSGVSEQPFGHDETRTGAANRATAVLDTTAEAYDLGVGIEGGVAEYEGGDGLFLVMWAAVADGDRVGVGTGPSLALPGGIAARVRDGEELGPVMDDVLGESDVAEKQGAAGALTGGRVDRTDALRTAVAGALGPFVTDLY, encoded by the coding sequence ATGCGGATCGGCGTCGGCTCCGGCAATCCAGTGAAGCGCGCGGCGACCGAACGGGCGGTGGCGGGCACGGACGGCTTCGGCGACGGCGCGGTCGTCGAGGCGTGCCCCGTCCCGTCGGGCGTGTCCGAGCAGCCGTTCGGACACGACGAGACCCGGACGGGCGCGGCCAACCGGGCGACCGCGGTGCTCGATACGACCGCCGAGGCGTACGATCTCGGCGTCGGGATCGAGGGCGGCGTCGCGGAGTACGAGGGCGGTGACGGACTCTTTCTCGTGATGTGGGCGGCCGTCGCCGACGGCGATCGCGTCGGGGTCGGTACCGGTCCGAGCCTCGCGTTGCCCGGAGGCATCGCGGCGCGCGTCCGCGACGGCGAGGAACTCGGGCCGGTGATGGACGACGTGCTCGGGGAGTCGGACGTGGCAGAAAAGCAGGGCGCCGCGGGCGCGCTCACCGGCGGCCGTGTCGACCGGACCGACGCGCTCCGGACCGCCGTGGCGGGCGCGCTCGGCCCGTTCGTGACGGACCTGTACTGA
- a CDS encoding flippase-like domain-containing protein, producing the protein MSSPVDGPGSDPDGADGTGADRTRVSVVLPAYNEAATIEGTVRTTVETLEGFLSADAFEVIVAEDGCDDRTPEIADRLAREDDRVKHFHSDRRLGRGGALVFAFERAAGDTLVYFDTDLATDMRHLEELVAKIDREGYDVATGSRWIPGDEADRPAKRGVPSRGFNLLVRTVLRSDLRDHQCGFKALSREAFEELHDAVEDDHWFWDTELLVRAQRRGLRVAEFPVDWEPKGDSKVDLVRDVFGMGSQVVRLWWQLSVSPRITRTRTVAAGAVLTVAALALMTVYLDPSAVLSAFEGADPVPVAAATLVYLVSWPLRGLRYRDILEELGYRERLGFLTGAVFISQTGNLVFPARAGDAVRAYVVKARRGIPYPTGFASLAAERVFDLLTITAMAGAVLTGLLVTDGAGAVATAVSGNVPGVSAGAVSTAVRVAALVGVAAVASLLFIVATARSDRNYVRDVVSRFSSDSYVDYVAGVIEEFAAGVQTVAGTRASFARVGGVSVLVWTLDVVTALLVLSAFPAATDAMTLAQLVVVGFFAVSVGNLAKVLPLSPGGIGLYEAAFTALVVGLGGVPAAVAFAAAVLDHAVKNAVTVVGGVASMIGFNVSLTDAVDETAELDEEAERDGTELATDGD; encoded by the coding sequence ATGAGTAGTCCGGTCGATGGCCCCGGTTCCGATCCCGACGGCGCCGACGGTACCGGCGCCGACCGGACCCGCGTCAGCGTCGTCCTCCCCGCGTACAACGAGGCGGCGACCATCGAGGGGACCGTCCGGACGACCGTCGAGACGCTGGAGGGGTTCCTCTCGGCCGATGCGTTCGAGGTGATCGTCGCCGAGGATGGCTGTGACGACCGAACCCCCGAGATAGCCGACCGCCTCGCTCGTGAGGACGACCGGGTGAAGCACTTCCACAGCGATCGCCGATTGGGTCGCGGCGGCGCCCTGGTGTTCGCGTTCGAGCGCGCGGCCGGCGACACGCTCGTCTACTTCGACACGGACCTCGCGACGGACATGCGCCACCTGGAGGAACTGGTGGCGAAGATCGACCGCGAGGGGTACGACGTGGCGACGGGGTCGCGCTGGATCCCCGGCGACGAGGCCGACCGACCCGCGAAGCGCGGCGTCCCCTCGCGCGGGTTCAACCTGCTCGTGCGGACCGTGCTCCGCTCGGACCTCCGGGACCACCAGTGCGGGTTCAAGGCGCTCTCGCGGGAGGCGTTCGAGGAACTGCACGACGCCGTCGAGGACGATCACTGGTTCTGGGACACGGAACTGCTGGTCCGCGCCCAGCGACGCGGCCTGCGGGTGGCGGAGTTCCCCGTCGACTGGGAGCCGAAGGGCGACTCGAAGGTCGACCTCGTGCGCGACGTGTTCGGGATGGGGAGTCAGGTCGTCAGGCTGTGGTGGCAGCTGTCGGTGTCGCCGCGGATCACCCGCACGCGGACCGTCGCGGCCGGGGCGGTTCTCACGGTCGCCGCGCTCGCGCTGATGACGGTGTACCTCGACCCGTCGGCGGTGCTGTCGGCGTTCGAGGGCGCAGATCCGGTCCCGGTCGCCGCCGCCACGCTCGTGTACCTCGTCTCGTGGCCGCTGCGCGGGCTGCGCTACCGGGACATCCTCGAGGAACTCGGCTACCGCGAGCGCCTTGGCTTCCTCACGGGCGCGGTGTTCATCAGTCAGACCGGCAACCTCGTGTTCCCGGCCCGCGCCGGCGACGCGGTGCGCGCGTACGTGGTGAAGGCCCGACGCGGGATCCCGTACCCGACCGGGTTCGCCTCGCTGGCGGCCGAGCGGGTGTTCGACCTGCTCACGATCACCGCGATGGCGGGCGCGGTGCTGACGGGGCTGCTCGTCACCGACGGCGCCGGCGCGGTCGCGACGGCGGTGTCCGGGAACGTCCCGGGCGTCTCCGCCGGGGCCGTCTCGACGGCCGTTCGCGTCGCCGCCCTCGTCGGCGTCGCCGCTGTCGCGAGCCTCCTGTTCATCGTCGCGACCGCCCGCAGCGATCGCAACTACGTCCGGGACGTGGTCTCGCGGTTCTCCTCGGACTCGTACGTCGACTACGTCGCCGGCGTGATCGAGGAGTTCGCCGCGGGCGTGCAGACGGTGGCGGGCACGCGCGCGTCGTTCGCCCGCGTCGGCGGCGTCTCCGTGCTCGTGTGGACGCTCGACGTGGTGACGGCGCTGCTCGTGCTGTCGGCGTTCCCCGCGGCGACGGACGCCATGACGCTCGCACAGCTCGTCGTCGTCGGCTTCTTCGCCGTCTCCGTCGGCAACCTCGCGAAGGTGCTCCCGCTGTCGCCCGGCGGTATCGGGCTGTACGAGGCCGCCTTCACCGCGCTCGTCGTCGGTCTCGGCGGCGTGCCCGCGGCGGTTGCGTTCGCCGCCGCCGTCCTGGACCACGCCGTCAAGAACGCCGTCACCGTCGTCGGCGGCGTCGCGTCGATGATCGGCTTCAACGTCTCGCTCACCGACGCCGTCGACGAGACGGCGGAACTGGACGAGGAGGCCGAGCGCGACGGGACCGAGTTGGCGACCGACGGCGACTGA
- a CDS encoding DUF7123 family protein: MSATSTVESTDTGDTATGESTIDLTDKQHRILAYLREHAAEQTYFKSRLIAEELGLSAKEVGANMSAIVDAAVEVDVEKWGYSSGTTWMVTR, encoded by the coding sequence ATGAGCGCGACGAGCACCGTCGAGTCGACCGACACCGGGGACACCGCGACCGGCGAGTCGACTATCGACCTCACGGATAAGCAACACCGGATCCTCGCATACCTCCGCGAACACGCCGCAGAGCAGACGTACTTCAAGTCCCGGCTCATCGCCGAGGAGTTGGGCCTGTCCGCAAAGGAGGTCGGCGCCAACATGTCGGCGATCGTCGACGCCGCCGTCGAGGTCGACGTGGAGAAGTGGGGCTACTCCTCGGGAACGACCTGGATGGTCACCCGGTAG
- the pyk gene encoding pyruvate kinase produces the protein MRRAKIVCTLGPASDDRATIRALADAGMSVARLNASHGDTDHRGEVVDRIRAVDDATDAPLAAMLDLQGPEIRTAEIDEPIEVTTASEVLFVEDDTATPERIGVTHAITETEPGDRVLLDDGRIEATVTAMTDEGVRARIDSGGELGSRKGVNIPGVDLGLPTITEADERELDLVTDHDVDFVAASFIGDAGDVYAVSDALEERGAGDVPVIAKIERADAVENLDGIVDAAYGVMVARGDLGVECPLEDVPMVQKRIIRKCMDTGTPVITATEMLDSMVHSRRPTRAEASDVANAVLDGTDAVMLSGETAIGDHPVRVVETMDRIVSRIEASDEYAETREDRVPLAQTGSRTEPLARSARFLARDTDAAAVVAASESGYTARKTAKFRPAVPVVATTPSDRVRRQLALSWGVQPISADYHSSIEEVMDSAVSAALETGAAESGDTIVVLSGMMTELEGTNTTNTLKLHVAAETIATGRHVVGGRVSGPLRRLPDGDLAGVPDGTIAYLPARFDAEFTGDTGKLAGIIDARPGMTGYPALVAREIGIPMVSGAPLADDVTDDTTVTVDAERGVVYEGDVIGHTRRR, from the coding sequence ATGCGACGAGCCAAGATCGTCTGTACGCTCGGTCCCGCCTCCGACGACCGAGCCACGATACGGGCGCTCGCCGACGCCGGGATGTCCGTCGCCAGGCTCAACGCGAGCCACGGCGACACCGACCACCGCGGCGAGGTCGTCGACCGCATCCGCGCGGTCGACGACGCCACCGACGCGCCGCTCGCGGCGATGCTCGACCTCCAGGGCCCCGAGATCCGGACCGCCGAGATCGACGAGCCGATCGAGGTCACGACGGCCTCCGAGGTGCTGTTCGTCGAGGACGACACGGCGACGCCCGAGCGGATCGGCGTGACCCACGCGATCACCGAAACCGAGCCGGGCGACCGCGTGCTCCTCGACGACGGTCGGATCGAGGCGACCGTGACCGCGATGACCGACGAGGGCGTCCGTGCTCGGATCGACTCCGGCGGCGAACTCGGCTCGCGCAAGGGGGTCAACATCCCCGGCGTCGACCTCGGACTGCCGACGATCACCGAGGCCGACGAGCGCGAACTCGACCTCGTCACGGACCACGACGTGGACTTCGTCGCCGCCTCGTTCATCGGCGACGCCGGCGACGTGTACGCGGTCTCGGACGCGCTGGAGGAGCGCGGCGCGGGCGACGTCCCCGTCATCGCGAAGATCGAGCGCGCGGATGCCGTCGAGAATCTCGACGGGATCGTCGACGCCGCCTACGGCGTCATGGTCGCCCGCGGCGACCTCGGCGTCGAGTGTCCGCTGGAGGACGTCCCGATGGTGCAGAAACGCATCATCCGCAAGTGCATGGACACCGGCACCCCCGTTATCACCGCGACGGAGATGCTCGACTCGATGGTCCACTCGCGACGCCCGACGCGCGCGGAGGCGTCGGACGTGGCGAACGCGGTGCTCGACGGCACCGACGCGGTCATGCTGTCGGGCGAGACGGCGATCGGCGACCATCCGGTTCGCGTCGTCGAGACGATGGACCGGATCGTCAGCCGGATCGAGGCCAGCGACGAGTACGCCGAGACGCGCGAGGACCGGGTCCCGCTGGCGCAGACCGGATCGAGAACGGAGCCGCTGGCGCGCTCGGCGCGCTTCCTGGCCCGTGATACAGATGCGGCCGCCGTCGTCGCCGCCTCCGAGTCCGGCTACACCGCCCGCAAGACGGCGAAGTTCCGACCGGCGGTGCCCGTCGTCGCGACGACGCCCAGCGACCGCGTTCGCCGTCAGCTCGCGCTCTCGTGGGGGGTCCAACCGATCTCCGCCGACTACCACAGCAGCATCGAGGAGGTGATGGACTCGGCCGTGTCGGCCGCCCTCGAGACCGGCGCCGCGGAGTCGGGCGACACGATCGTCGTCCTCTCGGGCATGATGACCGAGTTGGAGGGAACGAACACGACGAACACGCTGAAGCTCCACGTCGCGGCCGAGACGATCGCCACCGGTCGCCACGTGGTCGGCGGCCGCGTCTCCGGTCCCCTCCGCCGGCTCCCCGACGGCGACCTCGCCGGCGTGCCGGACGGAACGATCGCGTACCTCCCGGCCCGGTTCGACGCCGAGTTCACCGGCGACACCGGGAAGCTGGCGGGTATCATCGACGCCCGTCCGGGCATGACCGGCTACCCCGCGCTCGTCGCCCGCGAGATCGGCATCCCGATGGTCTCCGGCGCGCCGCTGGCCGACGACGTGACCGACGACACCACGGTGACGGTCGACGCCGAGCGCGGCGTCGTCTACGAGGGCGACGTGATCGGTCACACACGGCGGCGCTGA
- a CDS encoding DUF7312 domain-containing protein: MSDDPRTDAAAGSDADSDDEWRFGIDEVGPEAEAAREAARNPPIEPESIDAENALFVAAGVLGTLLLVFSVTL, translated from the coding sequence ATGTCGGACGACCCCCGCACCGACGCCGCCGCCGGATCGGACGCCGACTCGGACGACGAGTGGCGCTTCGGCATCGACGAGGTCGGCCCCGAGGCGGAGGCCGCGCGCGAAGCCGCACGCAACCCGCCGATCGAACCGGAGTCGATCGACGCCGAAAACGCGCTGTTCGTCGCAGCGGGCGTCCTCGGGACGCTCCTGTTGGTGTTCTCGGTGACGCTTTAA
- a CDS encoding NfeD family protein encodes MLLQSGLLTPETLPLLLVAAGLVLSIAEAVAPGAQFIVIGVALLAAGLVGLALGPLAGPFVLGLLVLVFGALAFYGYREFDLYGGKGQAQTSDSRSLRRSNARVTETVTPTGGEVKLDEGGFSPYYSARSVDGEIPVGTEVMVVDPGGGNVLTVESLEGGVDDIDRELAKGRRDGAPSDGSVDADDRDLGDVDDRARDDADTEPEPERE; translated from the coding sequence ATGCTGCTTCAGTCGGGCCTCCTCACCCCCGAAACCCTCCCGTTGTTGCTTGTGGCCGCCGGGCTCGTGCTCTCGATCGCCGAGGCCGTCGCCCCCGGCGCACAGTTCATCGTCATCGGGGTGGCGCTCCTTGCGGCCGGGCTCGTGGGACTCGCGCTCGGCCCCCTCGCGGGCCCGTTCGTGCTCGGCCTGCTGGTGCTCGTGTTCGGCGCGCTGGCGTTCTACGGCTATCGCGAGTTCGATCTGTACGGCGGCAAAGGACAGGCGCAGACCTCCGATTCTCGGTCGCTTCGGCGGTCGAACGCCCGCGTCACCGAGACCGTCACGCCCACCGGAGGCGAGGTGAAACTGGACGAGGGAGGGTTCAGCCCGTACTACTCCGCGCGGTCGGTGGACGGGGAGATCCCCGTCGGCACCGAGGTCATGGTCGTCGACCCCGGCGGCGGCAACGTCCTCACCGTCGAGTCGTTGGAGGGAGGCGTCGACGACATCGATCGGGAGCTGGCGAAGGGACGGCGCGATGGAGCGCCGTCGGACGGAAGCGTCGACGCGGACGACAGGGACCTCGGCGACGTGGACGACAGGGCGCGCGACGACGCCGACACGGAACCAGAACCGGAGCGGGAGTGA
- a CDS encoding SPFH domain-containing protein: MVLPLQFLGLGPAVIGLLFLIVAIVAVYQAIVIVDAYEKKALTVFGEYRKLLEPGINIVPPFVSRTYTFDMRTQTLDVPRQEAITRDNSPVTADAVVYIKVMDAKKAFLEVEDYKVAVSNLAQTTLRAVLGDMELDDTLNKRQEINARIRKELDEPTDEWGIRVESVEVREVNPSKDVQQAMEQQTSAERRRRAMILEAQGERRSAVESAEGEKQSNIIRAQGEKQSQILEAQGDAISTVLRAKSAESMGERAIIDKGMETLERIGQGDSTTFVLPQELTSLVGRYGKQLTGSDVQDTEGLDSLDFDAETREMLGLDDIEDILGEIDEAAQMDTEALEQEAAAVKEGDIGGTIKSADEVVAEADDEDEDSDGESAAPEPEAEPETE; encoded by the coding sequence ATGGTCCTCCCACTGCAGTTCCTCGGACTCGGGCCGGCGGTGATCGGGCTGCTGTTCCTGATCGTCGCGATCGTCGCCGTCTACCAAGCGATCGTCATCGTCGACGCGTACGAGAAGAAGGCCCTCACCGTGTTCGGCGAGTACCGGAAGCTGCTCGAACCGGGTATCAACATCGTCCCGCCGTTCGTCTCCCGGACGTACACCTTCGATATGCGTACGCAGACGCTCGACGTGCCGCGTCAGGAGGCGATCACGCGCGACAACTCGCCGGTGACCGCCGACGCCGTCGTCTACATCAAGGTGATGGACGCGAAGAAGGCGTTCCTCGAGGTCGAGGACTACAAGGTCGCCGTCTCCAACCTCGCGCAGACGACGCTGCGCGCGGTGCTGGGCGACATGGAGCTCGACGACACGCTGAACAAGCGCCAAGAGATCAACGCCCGCATCCGCAAGGAACTGGACGAGCCCACCGACGAGTGGGGGATCCGCGTCGAGTCCGTCGAGGTCCGGGAGGTCAACCCCTCGAAGGACGTCCAGCAGGCGATGGAGCAGCAGACCTCCGCCGAGCGCCGTCGCCGCGCCATGATCCTCGAGGCGCAGGGTGAGCGGCGCTCCGCCGTCGAGTCCGCCGAGGGTGAAAAGCAGTCGAACATCATCCGCGCGCAGGGTGAAAAGCAGAGCCAGATCCTGGAGGCGCAGGGTGACGCCATCTCGACGGTCCTCCGCGCGAAGTCCGCCGAGTCGATGGGCGAGCGCGCCATCATCGACAAGGGGATGGAGACGCTGGAGCGCATCGGCCAAGGCGACTCCACGACGTTCGTTCTCCCCCAGGAGCTCACGAGCCTCGTCGGCCGCTACGGCAAGCAGCTGACCGGCTCCGACGTGCAGGACACCGAGGGGCTCGACTCGCTCGACTTCGACGCGGAGACCCGCGAGATGCTCGGGCTCGACGACATCGAGGACATCCTCGGCGAGATCGACGAGGCCGCCCAGATGGACACTGAGGCGCTCGAACAGGAGGCGGCCGCGGTGAAGGAGGGCGACATCGGCGGCACCATCAAATCCGCCGACGAGGTCGTCGCCGAGGCCGACGACGAGGACGAGGACTCGGACGGCGAGTCGGCCGCGCCCGAACCCGAGGCGGAACCCGAAACGGAGTAG